Proteins encoded by one window of Superficieibacter sp. HKU1:
- a CDS encoding YtfJ family protein: MTLRTLMASLCLILPMMASAHNFKDNQRVPPVGIADRGELILSNDKFSYKKWNSSQLAGKVRLLQHIAGRTSAKEKNANLVEAIKAANFPHDNYQTTTIINTDDAIPGSAMFVRSSIESNKKLYPWSQFIVDSDGAARQAWQLEEKGSAVVVLDKEGRVRWAKDGALTQQEVQQVVSLVRQLLAQ; this comes from the coding sequence ATGACTTTACGAACGCTGATGGCCTCTTTATGCCTCATACTGCCGATGATGGCATCTGCTCATAACTTTAAAGATAACCAGCGCGTGCCGCCCGTTGGCATCGCCGACCGTGGCGAACTCATCCTGAGTAACGACAAGTTTAGCTATAAAAAATGGAATAGCTCGCAGCTCGCCGGAAAAGTGCGGCTGCTGCAACACATCGCGGGGCGCACTTCGGCAAAAGAGAAAAATGCCAATCTGGTCGAAGCCATCAAAGCAGCGAATTTCCCGCATGATAACTATCAGACCACCACGATCATTAACACTGATGATGCGATCCCCGGCTCGGCAATGTTCGTGCGCAGCAGCATCGAGAGTAATAAAAAGCTTTACCCATGGTCACAGTTTATTGTCGACAGCGATGGAGCCGCTCGCCAGGCCTGGCAGCTGGAAGAGAAAGGATCGGCTGTTGTCGTGCTGGATAAAGAAGGCCGCGTTCGCTGGGCGAAAGACGGCGCGCTGACCCAGCAGGAAGTGCAGCAGGTGGTGAGTTTGGTGCGCCAGCTACTCGCCCAATAG